Below is a genomic region from Triticum dicoccoides isolate Atlit2015 ecotype Zavitan chromosome 5A, WEW_v2.0, whole genome shotgun sequence.
CGTCAGTGACTAGTAGTAATTTGAAGTAACTAAAGCTTATTCATCATGATGAATTTACAGGCTAGGTAGCTCCAAATAATTTGTGTAATCATAGGCTTGCCGTCTGCATTACCACCTGAACTGAAGCTGTGAGCACTGCTGTAGCATGTCAGCCTTTTTGTCGTGGCGAATGACATTCTTTGTATTCAACAGGTGTGAGCTCTTTGATCTCCATCGGCAGATAGTTCCTTATGTTGATTCGTGGGGTTGGCAGAAGTCCATTGTTGAGAGGAGGAAAGCGTTGGTAGGCATCGACACCGACACAGATGAAGATCACTCGGACACCTTAATCGCATTGCAACATCCACCAGTTTATACATTGGGCAACGGCAACGATGAGAAGTACCTCAATTTCAATATAGAAGATTCTCCTATTGAGATTCATCGTATTGATCGTGCTGGGCAGGTGACATATCATGGTCCTGGACAGGTATTTGCTAGTTATATTAGCTGTATTGTGGGTCTGAAACTGTATCCAATTTTATTTTCTGCTTCAAGGTAGTTAAATCTTAAGTAACCTAAGCTTCAAAGGGAAGTAAATAATGAACAAATAAGGTTTTCAATAACCTTTTTGGTTAGATCAACCTGTGAAAATTCTCAAATAAGAACAAACTTGCTGACTTTTGAAATATTGAACACAAAATCTCAGTTATTCATGTTTTTTTGTAGCTTAACACTATATTTTCTTACAGTCAATTCTTTTGCTTGCTTAGCTTGTTCTGTACCCGATTATCAATTTGCGGTATCAGAAGAAGGATCTTGTCTGGTACCAAAGGTCACTTGAAGATGTGATCATTCGTGCCCTTCAGTCTGCATTCTCTATTAAGGCATCAAGAATAGAAAGCCTCACCGGTGTCTGGGTTGGTATGTTACTGTCCTTTTGGATACTGCAAAGTGTTTTATCATGTTATCACGTATCTTTCTTAACTTGTACACTCTGTTTCCTCTCCAGGTGAGCAGAAAGTTGCAGCTATTGGAATTATGTGCACACGATGGATAGTATATCATGGTCTAGCGCTAAATGTCACAACTGACCTAACCCCTTTTCAACACATTGTTCCCTGCGGCATAAAGGGCCGCAGTGTTGGGAGCATCAAGCGGATATTACAGATGGCTTCCAACGGTAGAGAACTTAACGATGCAGAACTAATGGATACAGCTTATGAATCATTGATTAAAGAGTTTGCTGAGTTTTTCCAACTCTCTCTGGAACCTAGCCCTGATTTGCATCTTTAGCTAGATAAGACAATCAATCAACTGCAGAATGTTTTATTATACCATCAAAAGTGACTTCAGCGAAGAAGCCAGAAACAAATACAGAGCAGATAGCAGAGGCAAGCTTTTATTCAAAACTGCAGTCTCCTTCAGTCCAGTAGTTGCAAAACTAGTGATCCTTGTGCAAGAACTCAAGCTTTTCCTCCACCTGCAAGCACAGCCCGGGAAGCATTCTCAGTAAATCTGTCTTGCGATCCTGGACAGATGAAAAAGATTCAAGCAAAAGCACGTCACCTTCTTTGGTGTTCGAGGACGACCCTTCCGTGTCAACACCCGGCCACGCCTTGCAGGTGCAGTGCTTTCCTTTCTCGATGTCTTCGTAGACGGACGCGACATGCTTGCCGCACCCCTTCCAGGTGATCTTGCCGCATTTGTCGCACTCCACCTTGTAGCACATCctgtattcttcttcttcttcagatgaatcGCTGAGCCCCTGTTGGCAAGTGCAGTGTGCTGTTCTGGGCTAGCTAGTGTGCCTCTTTCGCTCTCCATGGGTTCAGCATTTATAGGAACAACAAAAGTGTGGATAAGCTCTATGTGGCCCGGCGCGGTTGGTGGAGGAAACGAAGTCCGGATAAGTTGTGCGATTCTGTAGCTTGTAAAACTGTTGGGTATTCCCAATGCTGCGGCGAATATGATTCACTTGTAAAAGTATTGCTGGGTATTTCCAATGCTGCGGCGAATATGGTTCGGATGGGAACAACTCTGTCTGTGCTCTTGTGCTGATCTTGTTGCGATGATGATCAAACCAAAGTTTGTGCTCTTGTGGCAATCTTGTCGCGTTGGTCAAACCTAAGTTGCTGATTTCTATGGTGCTGTTTCCCC
It encodes:
- the LOC119299213 gene encoding octanoyltransferase LIP2p2, chloroplastic-like; the protein is MAATARLTTYTEAAIARKIKAALASVGSEKACMGPAATGDGGDGQARRGKCDLGVAVGPCDSIRAHPIQARRPARFPPPRRLRRAPAHKSSPRGLGSAPARVESTVPAAMAVSAPFCHGVPPFTAAARGSSARSRGGRLGLVEGCCSGRIAAAATDAAPVTGAARVGRRCELFDLHRQIVPYVDSWGWQKSIVERRKALVGIDTDTDEDHSDTLIALQHPPVYTLGNGNDEKYLNFNIEDSPIEIHRIDRAGQVTYHGPGQLVLYPIINLRYQKKDLVWYQRSLEDVIIRALQSAFSIKASRIESLTGVWVGEQKVAAIGIMCTRWIVYHGLALNVTTDLTPFQHIVPCGIKGRSVGSIKRILQMASNGRELNDAELMDTAYESLIKEFAEFFQLSLEPSPDLHL